The Oreochromis aureus strain Israel breed Guangdong linkage group 7, ZZ_aureus, whole genome shotgun sequence region ATCATCTCTATCCCTTCGCCTCTTTCTCCCTGTTGTGGGTGGCTCACTTCCTTCCTCATCACTTtcgttttggtcacccactgctgtgcttggccctggagtgtctTCAGGAGAGAGGAAATGGGACAGGAGGCCtaatggaaggcatctgtcctatcacctcatccatgagggcaaaccagggccaagtagcagcagtgggcttcccactgactccctctcctgagcctggatacttggaatcctaaaggcagaggaaatcaaaaatgacagtagacaaataaaaacaacataacaACTCTTAGTAACTgaacatttattaacttgtgttcttaagaattattgtcttgataacacacacacatactttgtatgtttttttaagtcatcCCATTTCTTTCTGGCCTGCAAAgggggtgactttcccctgcaggcccatcttctccagaattgtcctgatcacacacaacaaataagagaagaaaggaaaacatggcaactatgttaatccctaaatCCAAAAGTTTTCAAAGCAGAACATAAGAGGAATaccgtctggacatcacagattctgtacagcatgagggttaataaaactgtactcatatgaatatgatgtgtaatTTGATTTATTCTTTTACCTCCATGCCACAGTGGCcaaattcttcaccccagtgaagaggtgatcgttATGTCCACATTGTAATAAATTGAGCCGTTTGGTCGTTTGCTCCCTAAATCATATTACAAAAAGGTTAAtttgaaaaaatcaaaattggCTGTATGTAAGCAGCAAcaatttttcatgcatttttgcaaatgattttacTGTCTTCAAGCAACTGTGTTCTCCGCTGATCTCCAACATTTATTTAACTGCTTCAAAGCAGCTTTTTACTCCACATTTAACCTGACTGAATTCTGTGATTCTCACCGACTTTCTTTAATCTCACTGGAAAAGCTGCGTTCttgagtttttgtttaaaatttggGAAACTAGAGAAAACTCTAAAAACATAATGAAAATGACCTTTCCATGGATTTttacaaattaatttaattaaccaaataaaatacaaaaagtaaatgtgtcagatcaaatttaaatattacatgaagatacaagtaaacacaaaaatctaaatgaaggtgtttgttATTaacgggaaaaaaaaatccaatcctACATGACCCTGTGAGAAAAGTGATGACCCCAGGGTTGGCCAGCTGACCAAAATTACCCCAAGTGCACAGTGAGGACTAATCCAAGAAGTCCTCACTGTgcacaacatccaaagaactgcaggcctcacttgccaCAGTTAAAATTAAGAGTTCATGACTCCaccataagaaagagactgggcaaaaatggcctgaaaggcagagacaaaaacaagtcaaaacCCACTGCTGAGGAAAATGAACGCAAAGACTGGTCTGATGATCCCCAGGACTATTGGGAAAAAACATTGTGGTCTGACTTAATTGTAATAATTTTGGTTAGCTGGCCAATCCGCGGAAGGTCATCACTTTTACACAGGGCCAGGCAGGTTTGGATATTTTTCCACTtaatttgtctaatatttaaatttgattgACCATCTGAAaaatttaagtgtgacaaacatacacactGTGTTATTCATCCCCTCCACATTTTCACCTTCAGACTAGTTTATGGTGTGTTTTACATCTTTTTCTCAGAGTTTTGGGAGTAAAAAATGCAATTCTCTGAGTATTTTTAATGTGCATCAGCTCTGATCAAGGTTATTAAGTAAACTGGAACTGAACTAAAAACTAAAGCTAGGTGTAGAAAAAATGAGTTCACTGAAATCAAAAGTTGAAACTGCCTTGTGTGTGTTGGTGCTACTTAATAAATCGAATGTTATATTCCTCACCCTTTCATAGACTTTCATATATTCATTCAGTTGATTAAGACAAAGGAAACAAGCAGTTTGGTGCTCAGCGAGCATTTTGTTAATGTAGTTAATGTGGAGAAACTACAACTTCCTGCAGATGTACTACAAACAGATCATCCCACAGACTTCGGCACATCAGTTCTTCCTGCAGGATGGATAAAAATATCTCTTCATTACTGGGGCTGAAGTTTCAaagtaaaaaatgaataaacagcctctaaagtaaaaatgaaatgtttgtctGAGTGAGATCAGCTTCTCATCTTCCCTCTTCCTGCTGCAGAGATGTTCCAGTGTAACTCCTCCTTTATTCAGGCTTCCTGTGACTAAAGTCACGTTCACTAATGATCATCCTGAACGCTGCAACACAGCAACAGACAGAACTGATGCAAACTGAACTATGGAGAAACTCAAGCTCACCGCGATCATTTTAATAAAGCTCAGAATCTTTATTGAGAGAGGTGTATGTTTCTGCCATAAGCTTTTGTTCAGTGTAATGTTTTACCCTAAATATGCTATAATTAAACATTAATATTTGGGCTGTGGGCTGTACTACACTACGGTCGTTGTGTTATGTTGTGCTATGTTTGTGCTGCCAGCTGATCGTCTTTTCTTGGCTTTTCTCGCTGTCTGTAGGATGTTCTTTGATGTTCAGTtgtcaaaaagaaataaacattgAAAAATGaatctaaaaatatataataacatattgtgtattattattatctggCAGATGTTTCTCTGATAGGCAGATACACTTTATTTTACAGCTTGTCATTTTGATGTGCTGGCATGTGGAAAATAAAGATTTCCTGTATGTGTCCTTATAGTGGCAGAGTTGAATCACTCTGTTAGAGGTGGAGCTCAGCTGTCTATCCAGTAAGTGGTGCAGACGGTGTTCAGGATTATATGTGACCAATAACAGTTTGTTCAGTGACATCGTCTCCAACCACAGCTTCGAGTGTCCAGTTCACAGCCAATCGCAGAGTCGGTTTCTTCAGCCTGTTGGTCTGTGATGTTGCTCCCCCAGCCGACCATGTCAGTCACTCttaaactgactgactgaaagTCTCAATCTCAGTGAATATTTCACTGCACACACTGAAGCATCTCAGCTTATGTTGTCTTACTGCTAATCTGAGGTGGTATTTAAATAAGGCCAACTAAAACAACATGATTTATTTTCTCTTACTTGAGGATAAATTATATTCTCATGTATGAAACCTTGGAACTGATGGAGGTTGTACTCTCTTTATCTTAACTGACTGAAACTGTTGCTGACGTGGGTCTGACGTTCTGCAGTGATGTTTTGTCTGAATGTTTCATGTTCAGTCTTGTTCACTGACGTGATGTGATTTCTCAGAAAGAGTTCATGCCGGTAGAAGATGAAAACTTCTCAGGTGCTCTGACATCTTGAAGAGTGACTCCTCTGAGATACTCAGACTCATGGCTTCTGCAGAGAAATAGGTGAGAATAAACTCATGATATCAAACTAAGTaggtaagagagagagagaggctggaAGGACTCacattgtaggatttctgcctGTTAAAGAAGCAGCACAAACTTAATTTGGAAATTAATGCAAAGCTTTGAACGATTGATTAGTTTTCTGCAGATCTGTGTTTATTCCTGATGTATGAAGCACAGCAGTGAGTGCAGTTTATAACTGAAGGATGAGCATTTGGTGGCGATAGAGTGACCGTGTGAGGGGATGATGGGACTTTGCACATGCTTAGTGTGTTAAATGGGGATTTTTACATCCAGATCTGTTGAGCTCTGTAGATATGAAAAAGTTGGACCAACAGTAATCTGGGATTTGATATTTCTTATTTGCTAATTTGATTAATTATTACTTTTAATTTGTATTAACCTAAGGTAAATTTCAAATGTAAAGATGTTTTAAACATCGTTCTAGTTTCTTCTCTGCTGCTTTTGGCGTGGATACTTTGTGATCACGTTCTTGTAATGGTTATATCTCCACTCCACCATTTTCAGTTTTGCACATGAACTAATGTCAGCTGATTGTAGACGAATGTGCAGGAAAACaagccatttattttttgttgttgttgttgtgcagaTAACTGAAGGCCATTTGTAATGCAAATAATGGCATAATTGTGATTATAATGCAATCAGTGAGTTTAATAGAACATTACATTaatgacaaacagaaacaatgtaatgtgattacagtaacTTTACACTCAGCAAAAATCAGTAAACGCAGAGTTTCTTCATGTTCTGCATCTCTGCACctgaactatgtgtgtgtgctttttgcCAACTACACCAAAGTCTTACATTCAGGACACGTTCAGACAAGAATCACTGCTGTGTGAAAGCAAGTTTTCATATCTGTGCATTTAACTTTTCAAAACTGGAGGTATTGGCTTTGTTTTGGAGTCAAAGATAATGATATGACagtaatttgtattttatttgttgtataTGTTATATTAGAAATATGTTGATTGTTGTTACTGCAGGTTATAtcagtaaaatataaatattaactGATAACTTATGAGTTGAAGGGCTGGGATAAAATCATTGTGCACTTCTTCCCACTCCTGAATCACAACAGGTGAAGTGAtactgaaatgtttttgttttatttgaaaaagcattttcttttcctttctttgctAAATGAACTtctgtatattgtttacatgatcaaaataaataattttaaattttttaaataataatttcacTTTGGACTGAGTATAAACACGGTTGCTGTCAGGGTTTGTAAGCTAAAGGACCCACATGCAGGACACAAAGACAGACGATGTACAATAAAGGCCAGCTGTTTATCAGCTGTTTACAGAATCCCCCAAAGTACCAGCTGAATCTGAGCTCAGGAGCTTTTCtgcttaaataattttttttttcatgtatattTTCATCTCAGAtggtaaaattttatttttcaaattgtattttattctatGTTAGTCTATTGCATTTAATACATTCTATCACTGCAATACTTTCTGATATCTACTGGACTAAGCTTAAAAATACATCATTGTTATTTCTGATTTATGCACCATGTGGTTTAAAAGCTCCCCATAGATTACACTTTAAGCACAAATGTCTCAGGAATTTATAGATAAAGATAAATTCTTAGCACAAATATCAGTCTGAATTCAGTGAGAAACATTTATTGCTTTATCACATAAGGAATTCTGTCAGAATGTGATTGATTTGTCATTAAAATACACCCCTTCTTTTAATCATTTATGCTGAGTAGAGTTACAATGTATTTACAATACAAGTGTTCTCATTAGAGTGTCAAACCTCTGAACACACACTGTATACTTTCTGCCTCCTCAGGAAGACGAAGCATCGTGAAACAGTTGTAAAATCacacagaaggagagaaaaaataaaaagctcacAAGTGACCCTGAAAAGTATGCACaacttaaaatgtgaaaaataataataaaaacacccaaaacaaaacaaaatctgcactgcaaaaacaagaaacaagaaaGTGCATTTATCCGGGTACAAGAGTTAACCCTGGTTTTTATCAAAGTCAAAGTTTATATTTAGATACCACTGTTAAACAGCCTCCAGTTGCCAAAGTGCTGACAAACACCAAAGTTATACAAAAAAGGCGTTATGTAAAAACAGTCAGCGAGTTAAAAGTGTGAATTACTCTCTCAAAGTCATGTGGTGAGAGCTTTGGTTGAATCAAGCTCATCTTAACAACACAGCTGAGCTGATCAAATTGTCAAATGTCACATCAAGGTTCATTGAAATCAGATCACAGGAAGAGGCCAGTGGTGCTGCCATACCCACCTAACAGGTTTGGTTGCTCAACTAAAATAACTGACCCTAAGATGAATTTACTTGTTTTCACTTCCAGAGACAGGTTCTCACCTGGTGTTGGCGCTATATTGAGCTTTGTGAAGAATAATTCAGCGTATCAGACTCCATCATAGCACCAATTAAGAACTTCACTCTCAAACTGCATATCTAGCTATTGCAGTGTCTTAATGTTGGAATATAATATACCTTGAATTGGAgcattataaataaaacataattgaactggaaaaaatatttcaagtGATGAAACTGAAAGCTGAAGTTCAGCCATCACCAGCGTATATTTAATCCAGGTTTATTTTTCTAAAACtgcacaacaaaaagaaaaaaaaaaaaactttcctaATAAATATGAAGCAATAATTTTCAGTAAAATTCAACcgaaatatataaaatcatcAATAAGGGAAGTCTGCTTGGTATAAACAGactgggaagaaaaaacccctCTAAATAACAGAAATGTCTTGAAACTGTGGAGGTTAATGAATTTGAAGGTTCATTAACCTGTACTAATGATGAAGGTCTTTCATCAGGAGTGACACACAGTCTCACACTGGATCTGTTTTCACTGCTTTCACTCATCACACAGATTTTAATTTGTAGACTACAGTTTGGTCTCTTCCAGTCCGAGATGTGTTTGATTCACCTACAGTCACCctgtaaaaacaacatgtttCTGCTTGTGTCCGCAGAGTCTAACTGACCAGAGTTTGATTCACAATCCAAAGCAAAAGGTCAGAAGTCAAGCTGCTCATCAGACTGTCCAGAGGAAAACTAGTCAAcaagtttttaatttaaaggaaaCTTCACGAAATGTCCTTGGCTCccaaaaaaagaggaagcaaagacCTGCCTCCTAGTTTGTTGGACTTCATGAGCAAACGTATTAACGATGCATCTTCCATCCAGCAGTTTGACAGCAGAAACCAAACACTGAGAGAAAGTGTAAGAATGTTTCTGAGGATTTCTAAAGATGTAAAAGAAATACAGAAGGCCACAGATGTACAAAGGACAGCAGGAGGACTGGGGGAGCAGGAGGCCGTTCATTCACTGGAGGACTGACTTCAGCTTTTGGATTTTAGTTGCTGTTGCAGGTGGAAGTGCTGTTGTGTAGGAGTTCTAACTACATATTTATAAGTGCTGAATGTGACCAATCAGATACCAGCTCTCATTGCTGGAATCTTCAGAGTCACTCCTGAAGAGGATAAAAAGGTATGATGTTGCCATCTAAGTCAGCTGAACAGAGTCAAATGAGATAAAGAACAAACTCAGATATTTTTCCTACAATTAAagagaatgaaaataaaatcccCTTCCTGCTCTTCCACCCTGTGAGCCTCTATTGTTCACACTGACTAACAAATGAAGTGTGTGAATAAAGGATCATCAGACTGTGACCTGGACTGTATGAAGGACAATATGAATGTACTGTATGAAGTGTTCCCTTGAAgtcatttaaaaagcaaacagagGATAGTCACACTCTGTAGAAATATATTATGAACTAGAGTGGAAACTTTACAGCGACAGTGGAAATTTGGAGAAATATGACTGTAAAATAAACCAGGGGAACTCTAATCACATCTCAGTCACAGGAGACATCCGACTGGCCTGAGGACTGCCACTGCTTCCCTTGTACAGCTTCTCGATTCTTCAGAAGGAACATTTCAGAGCACCACATAAAGATATTCAATAATCTGATTCAAGGAGACTGAAAAGTGTTTTCTTATTGGAAAAGCACATTTCCACTGTTTTCCTTAAAGATTCTGTTCTGTGTGGTATCATCTCTATTGATTAcctgtttctgttcattttccttttatCTGCCTTAATAAATGTCACGCCCTTGGTTAGAGTACAGCTTTGTCTCCTGTGGTCTGTGTTTGGCTCGTATTACAAAGAAACCCACAATCTGCAGCTACAGATTGtgacaaaaacagagaataatttcagttctgggattttatttaatctgattaaacatatttttaggTGAAATAAATCTTTTTAGATCCTTAAAGCTGGATAtagatgtgtttttaaattttgtaaaagtgttttatttGAAGGTTTATTATAATGTCTTAGTTAAAGTTAAtagtttattattaaattacaTAAATTACTGAAATCTGCAAAGTTCAGCTACATGCTTAGCTTTTGGCTTTCAGAGATGGACATAAAAGACTGTAAAGCATTAAATTTagggtttgttgttttttttattttttattgaggAGTCAGAACAGAATATAGAGAAACTGAACAAATCAAGTCCAACATGAAAGGATCCAAACGTTTCCACTCGGTCTGAGTCATCAGAAATATTTCAAGCAGTCATTGAGAGCATGAACACACATGAAGAATCCAAGGTATCAATCAGATGAAAGAAGATCAGATTTCAGGACTGGACTTATCTCTTTTTCCCATATGCTGTTAGTTTGTCAAAAATGTTTGGCCCTGATTTATTTGCTTCAGCCACTCTCTTCTTCATCTCCCCCAGTTTAACGACTTTCTCTGAGTCTCcttcaccctcctcctccttaatCTTCTCAATCAGGAAGTCCAGGTGGTCAAGAGTGGACGCTGAATCAGTTTTCAGAGCGATCTGCTCCAGTCTGACAAGATGCTGGTAGGACTCATCCAGTAACTGTGACTTCTCTGCTGTCAGTTTGTTCATTTCCTCTTCAAGATTTTCAAAAAGGCTTTGCTTGTTCTGACctttagttttattcatttcatatttgtttttcatgtcttcattGGTCTTCTTAACGTACCTTTTCTTGGTCACATAGATCcacttttttttcacatgagCTGATACTGGACACTTCCTGGTACATGATGTGCAGCGGCCATTTTTCATGACCTCACAGCTTCCAGCAGACCAGGCCACTGTGCATCCAGGATGGTGACAGTTCTCCTCACAGACTGTACAGCAGACAGCTCCTTCATAAAAACCTAAGCCCCACCACCCACCATTAATGGattctttgtctttgtagtACTCTGGAACTTCTACAGTAAACTTTTCATTATTCTCCATCTCCTTTCTATGTAGTTTCAGAGCTTCTTTTGTCTCTgtgatttctttctgtttttcctccGTGAACTTGATTCtctcctgcaggttttggatgcaTGCTTTCAGTCTGATTTGTGAATTCAATACTTCGACCGTTGTCTTCAGTTTCTGAGGAGGAGTTTTTTCCAGGAAGACTTTGAATTGATTCATTCCCCTCTCTGTCACCCTCCATGCTGTGTCCAAACCAAACTCATTTTCCTCTGTTATTGGTGTGTTCAGGCAGTtattaaacaggaagtgagcagGCTGGTTCTTCTCATTTATGGCACATTTAATGTTTGCTGCTTGAAGAGCCTCAAGAACATTTTTAGCTGGCATTCCATctgagtgtgtgatcagagctACGATGTTTTTCTCCACATCTTTTCCAAAGAGAGACATCACTGAATCAAAGATGTACTTCTGTCGGTCACTCACTCGATTCAAAGCTGCCTTCATCACCAGACCCACTGCATGAACTTCATGAACTCCATCCTCTGCTCGAAACAGTTCATATAACCTTTTAATGACGATGTCATCTCTTTCAGTCCCTCTGGTGTCTCCATATCCCGGAGTATCGATGATGGTCAGAGAGTAGGGCAGAGTTTCATcttcaaaaccaaagatctcgtaCACGATCACATCTGATGTCTGACTTTCTGCCTGACTTCTCTTCTCATCCTCTACGATCTGAAACCAGACTTTATCGTCACACTTCACTCCCATGGTGTAGTTGACCATAGAGTTGATCAGAGTAGATTTTCCTGCTCCTGTTTCTCCCACAAGTaagatgtttttatttgccttGCTCATGTTTTTTTCACCGACAGTCTTTCTAGTCAGAGAACCGATCTTAGTTTCCTTTGGTCTCAGCTGGTAGACAGCAGGAGGTCCTGAACGGATCTGAACACTTTTGGAGATGATGTCTTTATATTTGGGGGAGATGTTACTGATCCtaaaagcaaaagtaaaacaTTACTTATTTCACATTTACACTTTTAATAGATAATATCAGTAACATTTCTATCTGCATTCAGAGTCCAAAATTATGGAGATTCCATTTTGAGTCTTTGTTTACCACTAAAGTTTAAAACTTATATCTATTATTATTTACGTCGTTGTTCTAATCCCTAAAATTAACAGATACCTGGAGTATTTTTTTCCTGGCTTCTAAAGTACACACTAACTATTTTACCAAGAACGAGGATCTATAAGAGGAGAGCTGCCATGAACAGGCGTGGCTGTTGATTGTACTTAACTACAAAGCTGCGAGTGTGTTGCATCATCAAAGGTTAGTGTAATCAGCATCTGGATGTAGGCAGTTAGAGTTAAATTAGTTTCTGAATCACCTCCAAGGGTAATACTCTTTGTTTGTAACTAGAATCTAACAACTCCTGATGAGTGTCTCTGTCAGGGTTCTTCTGAAAGCTTTCCTACACAATGATCAAGTTGTTCTGTACGTTGACCCAACTGCTCTGCTGATTTTATATCAGGACTTATCTCACCTACTCCTGCTTGTATCCAGTATAAGAAACAGTCAGAACTAAAACAAGGCTTTTCTGATTTCATTGATTTACATTAATGTACTAAGATCATGTTCAATGGACAAAATAATCTCTTTACAAAATGTGTTCACAGTTCGTTTGAAATTAAAGTTACAGCATGAACTTAaacaaaaaggtttttaaaacaGGAGAATAAATAGTAATAAAGATCTATATTATTAAATGTGACGTGGAATAAAGAATATGTTGTttactacataaataaataataatttaaaagtaaggaaatacatataaaactgaaagcatatcattaaatatttgtttatttatttatccttaATCACAGTTTTTCGTTTGTTTGTGGTGAAATCTACGCATGAATatcaaaagaagaaacaaacttTTAATGAACCTCAGTCTGTTAATTGTCagaaatatggaccaaagtTAATAAAATGCGGAGTGGAAAGAAGTGGAAGTGGAGAATAAAGTCGGCCAGCAGCCTGAGCCTCAGACTGAGGggagtgttttctgtttgctgatgttttcttTAGTCGGTGTATTTCACCTGCCAGAGCCACTGCACAGGAGTGATTATGGTCCTAATtaaaaacagtgtaacacagtTTTTACTTCTCTCTGAAAACATTGTGACGGTGAATGGGTGCAAGCAAtaatatctatattattgctggTACTGAAACTCTTCTGGATGAATCCTGCACTCCAccagagctgcagagatctcTGTTGCTCTGACATTAGAGATAAATACACTGCTTAACAGATTTATTAGACCACCAAACAGCATAGggtttatgccacagctgctCTAAATTAAAAGTATTGCTAATTATGTACGAGCTCTTTTatcaaaatgacattttaatgcTAAAATGCATTTGTGTTATTAACTGTTTTacacagaagcagaaaaaatagtaaagcatgttattatattttcattaaaatgccaGATTACAGTTATTTAGTTGCAGAACCCTGGAGAACAGATCCTGAAGACAAAGAAATTACaaaggggtggctgtagctcaggaggtagagcaggaaggtgatcggaaggttggtggctTGATCCCTGGCTTTCTCTAGTCTGTATGCCTAATATTCTTGGGCATGATATTAACCcaaagttgctctccgatgcatccatctgATCTGTTTGTGAATTGTAATAAGCACTTAAAAGCATAGAGGACAGTcctggtgtgaatgggtgaatatgGCATtatgtatagagcgctttgagtagtGGAGAGTAGAAAAATTTCATTTTAGTGGTTGAATGTTACGCTTGATT contains the following coding sequences:
- the LOC120441193 gene encoding uncharacterized protein LOC120441193 produces the protein MATISNISPKYKDIISKSVQIRSGPPAVYQLRPKETKIGSLTRKTVGEKNMSKANKNILLVGETGAGKSTLINSMVNYTMGVKCDDKVWFQIVEDEKRSQAESQTSDVIVYEIFGFEDETLPYSLTIIDTPGYGDTRGTERDDIVIKRLYELFRAEDGVHEVHAVGLVMKAALNRVSDRQKYIFDSVMSLFGKDVEKNIVALITHSDGMPAKNVLEALQAANIKCAINEKNQPAHFLFNNCLNTPITEENEFGLDTAWRVTERGMNQFKVFLEKTPPQKLKTTVEVLNSQIRLKACIQNLQERIKFTEEKQKEITETKEALKLHRKEMENNEKFTVEVPEYYKDKESINGGWWGLGFYEGAVCCTVCEENCHHPGCTVAWSAGSCEVMKNGRCTSCTRKCPVSAHVKKKWIYVTKKRYVKKTNEDMKNKYEMNKTKGQNKQSLFENLEEEMNKLTAEKSQLLDESYQHLVRLEQIALKTDSASTLDHLDFLIEKIKEEEGEGDSEKVVKLGEMKKRVAEANKSGPNIFDKLTAYGKKR